From the genome of Xiphophorus couchianus chromosome 15, X_couchianus-1.0, whole genome shotgun sequence:
AAACCTCAACCACAAAGACCCCAAATCCTTCAAAAAACCCAGTCAAAAAATCTGTGACAATGGCTGAATTAAGCTGGTTACTCACGGTGTATGAGCTTGCGTTTCTTTTGTTCCGAGTGAAGGAAGCTGCTCAAGTAGAAGATGATGGGcagaaaaagcataaaactggaCACAGCAATGACAGGAATCGTCTCCTCGCGAGGTAAGGAACAAGCGAAGTTCTTGCTCCAGAGCTTACGGGTCATATTCATCTGAAACGAGTCAACGGGTTCAGTCACAGCAGACCTCATCTGTCCTAGAACAGCATTAACTCAACCTGATCAAACCTTCCCTTCAGATGAACATCTACAGTACTTTCTGCTGCTATTGTAGCTTTCTAACAGCCTGAAGTGCTACTTGTTCCTAATCTTAAGTGGAATGAAATTTTCTCTTGGTTTGATACTCCTTATTTTATTGAGTGCAaatcagtttaattattttatttttcctcacacCTGATCAACAGTAAGTagttcagaaagtaaaaaagaaaaaaaaaacatgttaagacATCTTCCTCTAGGAGGTGCAGTTTTCCCACTTGATAATAAAGACTCTTTCCCCACATTATGTATAAATACATACCGAATCCTCCAAGTCAATACACAGGGTGCTATTCTTCTCCATTCCACTGTACAAGTCATTCAGTCCCTTATAagcatttttacagtttttgcacAGTTCTGTATAGTTACCCTGTATGGAagagtgtagaaaaaaaagtcaccagaGTCTATTTATGGaacaaaatatatgtaaaagaaaaaatgacagGTAGACAACCAGATCATGTCATACCTCTTTATACTTCTCAAAACAGGTGATGGTTTGATTGAGAAGAGTCAGGTAGTAAAGTGTGTCATTGTTCGGGCCTGTTAAATCCGTAGTGACACATTCTgtaaaacagtatttaaaaaaataagacaaattagCTAAACAGCTGTAAGATGCATTACAGCAAGTGGAGGCATTTTATAACATGTCTCATAAGGTTCtcaaatgataataaaaagtGGGATGATGACACAATTAGTTCATAATCAGATACTGACAAATATTTCGAAATACAGCAGATGCGTtagtttttgtgtatttttatgacttgttacatttttggggggtttgtGTTGTATTGAAGTAAACATAAAGTGAGTACACTCCAAAGTTAATATCATAAATGAGGTTAATGTTGAGACACTAATAGGAGAATTAAGCTTTCTAAACctaatttgtgttgttttttgggggggtttgaagcatttctgttttgtttctactACCAAATCTCTAAATATAACTTCTCAGACATTAGGAGCAGAACCTTTAGCTTTTTAATCTCATAAATGTAAAAGCAGTGTGACttgttttcattgcattttcAGGAGAGGTTTCATTGCATTAGCAACATAATACTCTTGTTACCTTTCTCATGTACTCTATATCTGGTCACACTATAATGAGGAGGGGAACTAATGTTACTGGAATTTAAATCAGCAGTCTAGATTGGTCAGCAAGGGAATTCACACCTTTGggacatttttcatgttacagtcacaaacttcaatgtattttggaAGGTTTTCTGGTCAGAAAAGCCTAAAATTGAATTTTATGGCATAAAGCTGGTTCTACTTAGCATTGACCCAGCGGGACTAGCTACGAATGCTTGCCATACctccatattttttatttattcaatgaaGAAAATCTTTATCATTTTTCCTCCACTAAACAATCATGCATGTCTATCAGTTGCAGTTGTAGCAACAGTAAATGTGTACCCTGGAACAATGCCTGGCATTCTTCTGCCGACATAAAAATTTGTAAGTAAATCTACCATATCTGATCCACTTATAATCATTGAATTTTATCCCAGCCCATGAATGAGGACAGTTGGAAATTCCAGTCATTACAAACTGGGTCACATGTTTATAGGGGGTGTGCAGTTTAAGTACCTGCACCCTCCGtataaaaaaccccacaaaaaaaacacacatgtcAATGCATCTGTGTCGTTTATAATCCTATAAATCTACTGCTTCAGAACTTACGTTTACAATTAGATTTTTTCCAAATGGTATCCAGGCTGCCGTAGAGAAGGAAGACGAGCATCAGTCGGTCACTGCGCAGAATGCTGTCCCTACAGCTCTCATTAGCAGGACCCAACTGAAGAGACAAGCATTCAATTTAGATATACGTGCaaagatatatttatttgagCGTTCTAGTACATTTTTATTACCGATGCAATACAATTATCTGACAGGGGAAAGGGAGCTTCCTCAAATTTCACAGTCACATTTCTAAACTCGTGACTGAGTCGACAGCGCATGAGCAAATCCAGCTGAAAGCTTAAAATTAAATCACAGAAAagacatttgtgttttgttttattgtatacCTTGTCTGATGAGATGTTGAGGAAGACTTCGGAGAGGCTGCTATACCCTGGGGAGCAGTTCTGGCACACTCTGACGGGTCGAGCAGCAGGAACCAGGCAGTTCACAAAAGCTACATACCGCTGACCGAACAGCCGGAGCAGCTCTGTGCAGTACTCGCTGAACTCCAGGTCATCGGGGAAGGAGGACAGCAGATTGATCCAGTACGAAGAGTCCACAGCAGGCTTGTAAACAGGCGAGCTGACCACGGCAGAGGAGCCGTGGCTGTGATCACTGGGAGCTTGTAGCGGGTTTGCAGCTGAATCCGAAGCGGTGACGTTCAAGGCATCAATAAGTCCAagagaataaatatttagaattatAAGTAGAAGACCCAGATTATATCTGTGCAGCGACATGgctgaaaaacagttttgttttggggcGTCACTCCAAACAACCCATGACTTCCTCGTTTTCAACCAGCACGGTCATGTGACTTGTGATGTGAAGTCTCGCGAGAACGCCCCGGGACAAAGTACTTGAACTACAAGTCGGATAACAGTTTGAGCATAGTTAGCCAAAAGTGCAAGAATTCAGTAAATACATGAGAAGTTAATTAAACCCATTAAGTATgagataatttaaataaaatccgaAATAAAGACTATACGAATACAAAGCTTAATTGGGGGATCAAAACTAAACATGTTACCTGTGTGTAACACACATGGCATGTCAGCAATAACGTTTAAAACCGATTTAGGACATTACATAAAAAGCAATATTCCAAGCTTTGaatatttcatacattattGATCAGTTAGTCATCTGAAATTGGAAAAATATGGCACAACTTGACACCAATACTGCCATCCTCCTAAACTGAGCATAGAAAACGTCAGAGCAGCCAAAAAGATCTAtgttctggaggagctgcagagatctatGGGTTGCACTGTCAAGGGGATCACCATTAGCTGCACACCCAGAAATCAAAACCAAAGCCATTATTGAACAAAGCGATTTATTCTTAAAGTTTGCAGCAAATCATGTGGAGAACACTGAGCAAGCTGCACAATTTAACCTTTTGCCATACATGTAAAACAATTGATGGATAGCTAACATCCTGAAATCACCCTGAAAATACCTTCCCAACTGTCTGtctctgcctgcctgtctgtctgtctgtctatctgttTACGTGGTGTTGGTCACTACATTTTCAGTGTTATTGTGCCTGGCCTGTTGGAGAGAGATAGCCCTTCCTCTTGCTCTCCTCATTATTTGTGGGTTCTTGACACCACGCATTTTCGCGACGCGCAGCAAATAATCACGGAGTCAAGGTATAAACGATCTGGGCTCCAATCCTGATTGAGATAATTGTCAAAAACCCTGTCGAAATCAAGCGACCGCAGTCAATGGTCGTTAATGCGAAATTAGCAGCTCTTGATAACTTGAGGCCGCATCAATTCCGCAGTCATCAGAGCCTAATGAAAATAAGCGGGGAGAGAATGCGGTGCTGCATTCACGGCCCACTCTGATGCCTCCTCTGATAATTCTGGCCCCTGATGCTGCTCTTGCTGCACATGGCACCGGCAGCTCATTAACTCTTCTTTTCTTGACCAGAGTCCACTATAATTGTAATGTGATGGCCCTCattcctttattatttttccagcgtggcagataaaaaaaagaaatgattgcAGCATGAACTTTAAATGATCTTGccggggggtttttttttttttttttttgcacagtttcaTAAATATCTTTAACTTTATCTGGCTTAACCTCAGTATCAGCAGCAGTGGTAGTTGTTTGTAtatcaaataaatatgttgatttttaCCTACGTTTTCTGTGTCTTTCCTAATAATCAGCAGATCCCCAAGCTGGATGTCTTACGGAAATGACCAAGGAATGCCTTCATTAGCATCTAATAGACAGAAAGATCCAGTGGATAAAAATCACTGCATCACTAATTGGGTCCATAAATTAGAGGATGTGATGATGAGGGAGGGCTCTTCAGGAACTAGACATAAGAAGACCCTTGTGATTTAGAGCACAATAGTCATGTATTCTACAATTATATTGTGCAGGGAAGAAGCTGAGAACAGGAAGTAATCTCAGTTTCATGGTGTAAATCCTTTGAATTAAACCTGTGGACTCTGGGCGATCGAGAGATTGGGTGAAGATGATGGGTCAAAGATGCTCCAACCTGATGAAATGTCAAAGGAGAAGATTCAGGTTTACCAATCACTGACAGCAGAGATGTGAGTAAATGGGTGATTTGTTGCCACACTGAATAAACGTACTACTCAAATTAAAGGGTCTGTCTTTGTAAAACGTTCTCTTTATTATTAGCTACTGTAATGAATGATtaatttttaaggctttttacacatctctGCAATGTG
Proteins encoded in this window:
- the ostm1 gene encoding osteopetrosis-associated transmembrane protein 1, with product MSLHRYNLGLLLIILNIYSLGLIDALNVTASDSAANPLQAPSDHSHGSSAVVSSPVYKPAVDSSYWINLLSSFPDDLEFSEYCTELLRLFGQRYVAFVNCLVPAARPVRVCQNCSPGYSSLSEVFLNISSDKLGPANESCRDSILRSDRLMLVFLLYGSLDTIWKKSNCKQCVTTDLTGPNNDTLYYLTLLNQTITCFEKYKEGNYTELCKNCKNAYKGLNDLYSGMEKNSTLCIDLEDSMNMTRKLWSKNFACSLPREETIPVIAVSSFMLFLPIIFYLSSFLHSEQKKRKLIHPKRAKSHTSLMNIQDKQS